The genomic stretch GGAAGTATATACATGCTAGGTTCTCAGTGTCGAAGGGCTATTAATATTAACATTTCAAAATCTTTTATTTATCTTACCAGGGTTATGCACTGACTAAATGCCCTAATTGTACATAAAATGTTAGAGCTAATCCTTTCACAGATTTCATAATATAGTAGAATCCTCAGTGATAAATGCCTTATCTGAAATTAGGGTTGAAATGATGTGAAATTACTTTAATGGAAAAATTCATCCATCCAAGTGTTCTTCTGTCTTCATAACGGCTCTCATATTGATAAATGAGTTTCGTGTTTCTTCGCAATACATTCTTGTTTTGTTTTCTCCTTTAGGCTAACATGAAATCACAGATTCAGAAGTAGCAGCTATTGTTCATAGTATCTCTAATCAGGACTTCAAATCAGATACTTACATCAATACCTGTTAACGAGCctacattactgtatcattctacTTGAAATAGAAATAGCAGTAAACCCGTGATTCCATCATTGTATTTAAAGGAAAATATCAATTCTTAATCCTGTTACATATACTTTTCAGACAAGCCCACTTAACTACTCGGCAAGCCTTTAGTCACTGGACTGCCGAACACTTTACAAGGGCAGACGGCAGCGTTCCGCTATATTTCGGACAAGAGCATATTGTCCCTGGCGCATGTGCATGGCCGATACCCCACGACGCCCCTTACAAACATCATGTGGACAACATTATGATGGAAGTAAAGGAAGTAAGTTCAtagtctctctgtttctctctcactctcttcatatatatatatatatatatatatatatatatatatatatatatatatatatatatatatatatatatatatatatatatatatatatatatatatatatatatatatatatatatatatataaaaagagcgtggttgagagagcaaaagagggtgttttgaaatggtttggtcacatggagagaatgagtgaggaaagattgaccaagaggatatatgtgtcggaggtggagggaacgaggagaagagggaaaccaaattggaggtggaaagatggagtgaaaaagattttgtgtgatcggggcctgaacatgcaggagggtgaaaggtgggcaaggaatagagtgaattggagcgatgtggtataccggggttgacgtgctgtcagtggattgaatcaaggcatgtgaagcgtctggggtaaaccatggaaagctgtgtaggtatgtatatttgcgtgtgtggacgtatgtatatacatgtgtatgggggtgggttgggccatttctttcgtctgtttccttgcgctacctcgcaaacgcgggagacagcgacaaagcaaaaaaaaaaaaaaaagaaaaaaaaaaaagaaaatatatatatatatatatatatatatatatatatatatatatatatatatatatatatatatatatatatatatatatatatatacatattttttttttttttttttttttttttatactttgtcgctgtctcccgcgtttgcgaggtagcgcaaggaaacagacgaaagaaatggcccaaccccccccccatacacatgtacatacacacgtccacacacgcaaatatacatacctacacagctttccatggtttaccccagacgcttcacatgccttgattcaatccactgacagcacgtcaacccctgtataccacatggctccaattcactctattccttgccctcctttcaccctcctgcatgttcaggccccgatcacacaaaatctttttcactccatctttccacctccaatttggtctccctcttctcctcgttccctccacctccgacacatatatcctcttggtcaatctttcctcactcattctctccatgtgcccaaaccatttcaaaacaccctcttctgctctctcaaccacgctctttttatttccacacatctctcttacccttacgttacttactcgatcaaaccacctcacaccacacattgtcctcaaacatctcatttccagcacatccatcctcctgcgcacatctctatccatagcccacgcctcgcaaccatacaacattgttggaaccactattccttcaaacatacccatttttgctttccgagataatgttctcgacttccacacatttttcaaggctcccaaaattttcgccccctcccccaccctatgatccacttccgcttccatggttccatccgctgccagatccactcccagatatctaaaacacttcacttcctccagtttttctccattcaaactcacctcccaattgacttgaccctcacccctactgtacctaataaccttgctcttattcccatttactcttaactttcttcttccacacactttaccaaactcagtcaccagcttctgcagtttctcacatgaatcagccaccagtgctgtatcatcagcgaacaacaactgactcacttcccaagctctctcatccccaacagacttcatacttgcccctctttccaggactcttgcatttacctccctaacaaccccatccataaacaaattaaacaaccatggagacatcacacacccctgccgcaaacctacattcactgagaaccaatcactttcctctcttcctacacgtacacatgccttacatcctcgataaaaacttttcactgcttctaacaacttgcctcccacaccatatattcttaataccttccacagagcatctctatcaactctatcatatgccttctccagatccataaatgctacatacaaatccatttgcttttctaagtatttctcacatacattcttcaaagcaaacacctgatccacacatcctctaccacttctgaaaccgcactgctcttccccaatctgatgctctgtacatgccttcaccctctcaatcaataccctcccatataatttaccaggaatactcaacaaacttatacctctgtaatttgagcactcactcttatcccctttgcctttgtacaatgtcactatgcacgcattccgccaatcctcaggcacctcaccatgagtcatacatacattaaataaccttaccaaccagtcaacaatacagtcacccccttttttaataaattccactgcaataccatccaaacctgctgcctatatatatatatatatagatatatatatatatatatatatatatatatatatatatatatgtctatgtgcgtctgttcggaaacaaccggtatagaccccgttgctcaccattgtgagacgaagggtattcgagtacttagtatttcgaatagttgtttcctattatacagtcccatagcctagcggttagcatgcctgcctcttgcacaggggtcccgggttcgatactggctgttggacgtttgtatgatatatatacatatatatatatatatatatatatatcctaaagttATTCTCATTGAGACATTTTATTGTCTTAGGCTGGGCTGTATGACAAGTGGGCTGAGGATTTACTGAAAGAAACCCGACGAGAGAGTCGAGTtaagaggaaagaggagagaggcaaggATGATACTTCGAGCACTACCATCAACCCTACAAGGGCCCTGACTATCGTTCACATGCAAGGGCCACTCATGCTCCTTCTCCTTGGACTCTTGATCGCCATCATCACTCTCATCTCCGAGATACTTACATCACGTTGTTGTCATTAGCACACTAAATGTAAATGTGTCTCTGTACCCTTTTCAAATAAGCAAAGCCTAATCCTCACTTTATCGGGTCTTCTTGGCAGTCtttcgccttagcgaggtagcaccagcaacagacGAGGAATGCGCCATATTTTATCACATCAGTCTTCAGCTGCCATGTGCATTACAATGAAACAACAGCACCCTATCCACTACCAAACTCCACAGGAAAGAAAGTTTTCTGAAacgtgggagtggacatagcagcgaatggaaccatagaagtcgAAGCGGTTTATGAGGTAGATGAAGGAGCGAAGGTTTAGGGAACATTTAAGAATTTGTGAAAAGCGAAGTAGATATTTGGGAGGACGAAAAGTTGTATATTTGAAGGTGCAGTAGTCCCAAAAACTATCTATGGGTGCTAGGCACTCTTATAGCAGAAGATATGCGAAGAAAGGGGGTTGTAGTAGAA from Panulirus ornatus isolate Po-2019 chromosome 30, ASM3632096v1, whole genome shotgun sequence encodes the following:
- the LOC139758272 gene encoding ionotropic receptor 21a-like — its product is MIQEAFGTLLGQNLSKWLPRASSSRVLVASWLVFAFILGTVYRGNLTAALTLPKYPPRPETVEELVNFADRVTMPPFGKDWQKQFRESGSAKLERLANLMDIGPTILEGLQMALEKKQAHLTTRQAFSHWTAEHFTRADGSVPLYFGQEHIVPGACAWPIPHDAPYKHHVDNIMMEVKEAGLYDKWAEDLLKETRRESRVKRKEERGKDDTSSTTINPTRALTIVHMQGPLMLLLLGLLIAIITLISEILTSRCCH